The Penicillium digitatum chromosome 6, complete sequence genome has a window encoding:
- a CDS encoding Pre-mRNA-splicing factor slu7, whose amino-acid sequence MSRKPADVASKTPNEYIPSFISKKPFYVDDETNNDYLEHQRLQKAIPDQSKWYDRGKRAGPAATKYRKGACENCGAMTHKTKECLSRPRKHGAKWTGKDIQADELLQKVDMGWDAKRDRWNGYDATEYRQVVEEYEEMEALKRMAKDDSNLKKLQAGEDGDEAPDSDIRYAEESDMGRQQSTATRNLRIREDTAKYLLNLDLDSAKYDPKTRRMVDMGAQDDQAAALVAEENFVRASGDAAEFEKAQKYAWESQEKGLTQLHIQANPTSGEVLRRKEMVDSEAKREAHRKALLDKYGGGEYSKPSALRETMVVENERFIEYDESGAIKGAPKNATKSKYPEDVMINNHTSVFGSWWYQFKWGYACCYSTVKNSYCTGEDGKKAFEEEGNMLLMTGAVDDNDKNMDLSHESKQADGKEQEQDSSANGKKRTLEELKSGVTEEEFESYKRSRLAADDPMANFIGKY is encoded by the coding sequence ATGTCACGAAAACCCGCGGATGTGGCGTCTAAAACGCCCAACGAGTACATTCCATCCTTCATTTCGAAAAAGCCATTCTACGTGGATGATGAGACAAATAATGATTACCTGGAGCATCAACGCCTTCAGAAGGCCATTCCTGATCAGTCAAAATGGTATGATCGAGGAAAGCGTGCGGGTCCAGCGGCCACCAAATACCGCAAAGGCGCATGTGAAAATTGCGGCGCAATGACACACAAAACCAAAGAGTGTTTGAGTCGACCCCGAAAGCACGGTGCCAAATGGACTGGAAAGGATATTCAAGCAGACGAACTTCTCCAGAAGGTCGATATGGGGTGGGACGCCAAAAGAGACAGGTGGAACGGCTATGATGCCACCGAATATCGCCAGGTCGTCGAGGAATATGAAGAGATGGAGGCCCTTAAGCGAATGGCGAAGGATGATTCTAATCTCAAGAAACTACAAGCCGGTGAAGATGGCGATGAAGCCCCTGATTCGGATATCCGTTACGCCGAAGAATCCGACATGGGACGACAACAGAGTACCGCGACCCGCAACCTACGTATTCGAGAAGATACCGCCAAATACTTGCTCAACTTGGACCTTGATTCCGCCAAATACGACCCGAAGACTCGCCGAATGGTGGACATGGGCGCACAAGATGATCAGGCCGCTGCACTTGTCGCAGAGGAGAATTTCGTCCGTGCTTCAGGCGATGCTGCGGAGTTCGAGAAAGCACAAAAATATGCGTGGGAGTCACAAGAGAAGGGTCTCACTCAACTACATATTCAGGCCAATCCGACATCTGGAGAAGTTCTCCGAAGGAAAGAGATGGTTGATAGTGAAGCTAAGCGTGAAGCGCATCGCAAAGCTCTCCTAGACAAATACGGTGGTGGAGAGTACTCAAAACCAAGTGCCCTGCGAGAGACGATGGTCGTTGAAAATGAGCGATTCATTGAATATGACGAAAGCGGTGCCATCAAGGGCGCGCCCAAGAACGCAACCAAATCCAAGTACCCGGAAGACGTGATGATCAACAATCACACTTCGGTCTTCGGTAGCTGGTGGTATCAATTCAAATGGGGATATGCGTGCTGCTATTCCACTGTGAAGAACAGCTACTGTACAGGGGAAGATGGAAAGAAGGCCTTTGAGGAAGAAGGCAACATGCTGCTGATGACTGGGGCAGTTGACGATAATGACAAAAATATGGATCTCTCTCACGAGTCTAAACAAGCCGATGGCAAGGAGCAAGAGCAGGATTCCAGTGCCAATGGGAAAAAGCGGACGCTGGAAGAATTGAAGTCAGGCGTTACAGAGGAGGAATTTGAATCATACAAGCGGAGCCGTTTGGCTGCCGATGATCCTATGGCGAACTTCATAGGGAAATATTGA